The Eremothecium cymbalariae DBVPG#7215 chromosome 8, complete sequence genome has a window encoding:
- the MET17 gene encoding bifunctional cysteine synthase/O-acetylhomoserine aminocarboxypropyltransferase MET17 (similar to Ashbya gossypii ADL031W), translating into MPSHYDTLQLHAGQDASANSGNPRAVPIYATSSYVFKNSQHGADLFGLNTPGYLYSRMGNPTVDVLEKRLAALEGGRGCVAVASGQAAQAMALGALAQVGDNIVTSSHLYGGTYNQLKVAFKRLGVEVRFSEGGEAEDYEQLFDDKTKALYVESIGNPKYTVPDFEKITEVAHKHGIPVVVDNTFGAAGFFCKPIEFGADIITHSATKWINGHGTAIAGAIVDSGNFPWTQYPDKFPQFSQPAESYHGMVYNDNFGPLAFIAYVRLELLRDLGSTMSPFTAFLSLQGLETLSLRCERHARNSIDLARHLEDSPYVAWVSYPGLDSHPSRNNAKKYLTNGAGGMLSFGIKPFDKTNGEEEASEVDTSVIAAKFVDSLKLASNLANVGDSKTLVIAPYFTTHQQLTDEEKLKAGADKDVIRVSVGTEYIDDIIADFEQAFKTVYQS; encoded by the coding sequence atgcCATCACATTACGATACTTTGCAGTTGCATGCAGGTCAAGATGCTTCAGCTAATTCAGGGAATCCTAGGGCAGTGCCGATATATGCGACGTCATCATacgtttttaaaaattctcAACATGGTGCAGATCTATTTGGGTTGAATACTCCAGGGTATCTCTACTCGCGTATGGGGAATCCTACTGTGGATGTTTTAGAAAAGAGGCTAGCGGCTTTGGAAGGTGGACGTGGTTGTGTAGCGGTAGCCTCTGGCCAAGCGGCACAGGCGATGGCGCTTGGGGCATTGGCTCAAGTTGGAGATAATATTGTAACTTCTTCGCATTTGTACGGAGGTACGTATAATCAATTGAAGGTTGCATTTAAGAGGTTGGGAGTTGAGGTTAGATTCTCCGAGGGGGGCGAGGCTGAGGATTATGAGCAGctttttgatgataagaCCAAAGCGTTGTATGTTGAAAGTATCGGTAACCCGAAGTATACTGTTCCTGACTTTGAGAAGATTACCGAAGTAGCACATAAGCACGGTATACCTGTCGTGGTTGACAATACTTTTGGTGCAGCTGGGTTCTTTTGCAAGCCAATTGAGTTTGGAGCAGACATTATTACACATTCTGCGACAAAATGGATTAATGGACACGGGACAGCCATTGCAGGTGCTATAGTTGATTCTGGTAATTTCCCTTGGACTCAGTACCCTGATAAATTCCCTCAATTTTCGCAGCCTGCTGAAAGCTACCATGGAATGGTGTACAATGATAACTTTGGACCACTGGCGTTTATTGCGTATGTAAGACTTGAACTTTTGAGAGATCTCGGGTCTACGATGAGTCCTTTCACTGCATTTTTATCATTGCAAGGCTTGGAAACTCTCTCCTTAAGATGTGAAAGACATGCACGTAATTCCATCGATCTTGCGAGACATTTGGAGGATTCTCCATACGTTGCATGGGTCTCTTATCCAGGCTTGGACTCCCATCCTTCCCGTAATAATGCCAAGAAATACCTAACTAATGGTGCAGGTGGTATGCTTTCTTTTGGCATTAAACCGTTTGATAAAACAAATGgcgaagaagaagcttcCGAAGTGGACACAAGTGTAATCGCTGCAAAATTTGTGGATTCATTAAAATTAGCATCTAATCTTGCTAACGTTGGGGATTCGAAGACATTGGTCATTGCTCCATACTTCACTACCCATCAGCAGTTGACTGACGaagaaaaattaaaggCTGGTGCTGACAAGGATGTCATCCGTGTGTCAGTTGGTACAGAATATATAGACGACATTATTGCAGACTTTGAACAAGCCTTTAAGACTGTATATCAAAGCTGA